A window from uncultured Desulfobacter sp. encodes these proteins:
- a CDS encoding TraK family protein encodes MNLKPTCKSQYLAVHSEARQLLDQGYTKKTVFDYFVAQEKITMSYKAWVKIVDNYDQKSPFSRKKKTSTARKTIGQSLDLKKGKFSHSNDPYPIEKTTDSIVEENEKPFNLIKKGG; translated from the coding sequence ATGAATTTAAAACCGACATGTAAAAGCCAATATTTGGCAGTCCACAGTGAAGCCAGGCAGTTGCTGGACCAGGGTTACACGAAAAAAACAGTTTTTGATTATTTTGTGGCTCAGGAAAAAATCACAATGTCATACAAAGCCTGGGTGAAAATAGTTGATAACTACGACCAGAAATCCCCTTTCTCTCGAAAAAAGAAGACTTCAACAGCCCGAAAAACTATAGGGCAGAGCTTGGATTTAAAAAAAGGAAAGTTCAGCCATTCAAACGATCCGTATCCAATTGAAAAAACAACGGACTCTATTGTGGAAGAAAATGAGAAACCGTTTAACCTTATTAAAAAAGGTGGATAA
- a CDS encoding conjugal transfer protein TraL gives MAAINMILQGKGGVGKSFTASLLSQYLLDRDQLVGCFDADPVNATLTAYASLKATKIEIMEGDSINSRLFDTMIEKLIQLPDKAFAVIDSGASTFVPLAAYMSENNVADFLKDSGHNLTLHTLITGGQAEGDTIQGLASLMNGFPDTPITIWVNPFFGQIDFDNHKLAKANWDQGGTTIVLPTYKKETFGYDLELMLKSRLTFAQAINSGKFNIMAKQRLKIARDEIWNILDESGLIIEAQEQQE, from the coding sequence ATGGCAGCCATAAATATGATCCTGCAAGGTAAAGGCGGGGTTGGGAAAAGTTTTACAGCCAGTCTGTTAAGTCAGTATTTGCTGGACAGAGATCAGTTGGTGGGGTGTTTTGATGCAGATCCGGTTAATGCCACCCTGACAGCTTATGCATCATTAAAAGCAACAAAAATTGAGATCATGGAAGGAGATTCCATCAACAGTCGGTTGTTCGACACTATGATAGAAAAATTGATCCAGTTGCCGGATAAAGCTTTCGCTGTCATTGACAGCGGTGCCAGTACATTTGTTCCCCTGGCTGCTTACATGTCGGAAAACAATGTTGCCGATTTTCTGAAAGACAGCGGCCACAACCTTACGCTGCACACCTTGATCACCGGCGGCCAGGCCGAGGGGGATACCATCCAAGGCCTTGCCTCTCTGATGAACGGTTTTCCGGACACCCCCATAACAATATGGGTAAACCCTTTCTTCGGCCAAATTGATTTTGACAACCACAAACTGGCAAAAGCCAATTGGGACCAGGGCGGCACCACTATTGTTTTGCCCACGTATAAAAAAGAGACCTTTGGCTATGATCTGGAACTGATGCTGAAATCCCGCCTGACATTTGCCCAGGCAATCAATTCCGGCAAATTCAACATCATGGCCAAACAGCGGCTTAAAATCGCCAGGGATGAAATCTGGAACATCCTGGATGAATCCGGTCTGATCATTGAGGCCCAGGAACAGCAGGAATGA
- a CDS encoding TrbC/VirB2 family protein, with amino-acid sequence MKKYLPLLIPTFLFIGVITFVDSVFASTISEFETPAETLMETLRGPWAKSVAILMILAAAFVMWFKKDDLDGMTKGFLVVVCIISVLALAEPIIDTLFTFGTGALI; translated from the coding sequence ATGAAAAAGTATTTACCCTTACTTATACCAACCTTTCTTTTTATTGGTGTTATTACATTTGTTGATTCTGTTTTCGCATCAACCATTTCAGAATTTGAAACACCGGCAGAAACCTTGATGGAAACCTTACGCGGGCCATGGGCCAAGTCCGTTGCAATACTGATGATCCTGGCGGCCGCTTTTGTGATGTGGTTTAAGAAAGACGATCTGGACGGCATGACAAAGGGGTTCCTGGTGGTGGTCTGTATCATCTCGGTGCTGGCCTTAGCCGAACCGATCATTGATACGCTGTTCACATTCGGCACCGGAGCATTAATCTAA
- a CDS encoding Rha family transcriptional regulator: MEIQEQKINITTTDGKLTVSSVMVADHFGKDHKDVLRKIRQTMSELPENTDYFNERNFAPVEYSDSKGQMRPAYDLTRDGFVLLVMGFTGKKAMAWKVKYIEAFNAMENAQKDKLYLKAALQIPIDSDLTILLPTGEFGISSLKLAQEIDQPHNALATKIHYLDIPAAFKAENFIQMSHVADHGPREDGYGITLAGLGMMGQILRSQAARAAQLKAYEQLKAVNSKRIQVETIQLQPVPDAIPRFQRANVSEKKMLALKGLISIWAWIENTTAEKLEAELCAYMQIANLKGITTSSYENAMEYIWSGMNMLQNDFINLCTEEELQPLRGLFDFMAYYDDRINYESLFNNFKKTHQFEDFTKVSKKDFQKIIMLAWGTMYAMCLGDKSGCCKASCIHNQLKG; this comes from the coding sequence ATGGAAATACAAGAACAAAAAATAAATATTACCACCACAGACGGGAAGCTGACAGTCTCCTCAGTGATGGTAGCAGATCATTTTGGCAAAGATCATAAGGATGTCCTGCGTAAAATCCGTCAGACTATGTCTGAATTGCCTGAAAATACAGATTATTTTAACGAGCGCAATTTTGCGCCCGTTGAATATAGTGATAGTAAAGGTCAAATGCGTCCCGCCTACGACCTTACCCGTGACGGTTTTGTTCTGCTCGTCATGGGATTTACCGGTAAGAAAGCAATGGCTTGGAAGGTTAAGTATATTGAGGCATTCAACGCCATGGAAAATGCTCAAAAAGACAAATTATATCTAAAAGCCGCGTTACAAATACCTATAGACAGCGATCTGACAATCTTATTGCCCACCGGAGAGTTCGGTATTTCAAGCTTAAAATTGGCACAAGAAATTGATCAACCCCACAATGCCCTTGCAACAAAAATCCATTATCTCGATATTCCCGCTGCATTCAAGGCAGAGAATTTTATTCAAATGAGCCATGTAGCAGATCACGGCCCAAGAGAGGATGGTTACGGGATCACCTTGGCCGGCCTAGGCATGATGGGGCAAATTCTGCGCAGTCAGGCCGCCAGGGCCGCACAGTTAAAAGCATATGAGCAGTTAAAGGCTGTCAATTCCAAAAGAATCCAGGTGGAGACTATCCAACTGCAGCCGGTTCCTGATGCGATCCCTCGGTTTCAGCGGGCTAATGTTTCAGAAAAAAAGATGCTTGCCCTCAAAGGTTTAATTTCCATCTGGGCATGGATTGAAAATACCACTGCTGAAAAACTCGAGGCTGAGCTATGTGCCTACATGCAGATAGCAAATCTGAAAGGCATTACAACTTCAAGTTATGAAAATGCCATGGAATACATCTGGTCAGGCATGAACATGCTGCAGAATGATTTTATAAACCTCTGTACTGAGGAAGAACTACAGCCTTTGAGGGGCCTGTTTGATTTCATGGCCTATTACGATGACAGAATAAATTATGAATCTTTGTTTAATAATTTCAAAAAAACTCACCAGTTTGAAGATTTCACCAAAGTTTCCAAAAAGGATTTTCAAAAAATCATAATGTTAGCCTGGGGCACCATGTATGCCATGTGCCTGGGTGATAAATCCGGATGCTGCAAAGCAAGCTGCATCCATAACCAATTAAAAGGATAA